The proteins below come from a single Rhodococcus sp. WMMA185 genomic window:
- a CDS encoding alpha,alpha-trehalose-phosphate synthase (UDP-forming) yields MAASSESSEPSSSSRVDPVSEQASFVVVANRLPVDLERLPDGTTRWKRSPGGLVTALEPILRRNQGAWVGWAGVADAELDPVVEDELELYPVPLSSQEIAEYYEGFSNATLWPLYHDVIVKPEYNRDWWNTYVEVNRRFAEATSKAAAHGATVWVQDYQLQLVPKMLRMLRPDLTIGFFLHIPFPPVELFMQMPWRTEIVEGLLGADLIGFHLPGGAQNFLFLARRLAGQQTSRGNVGVRSKLGVVQVGFRTVRVGAFPISIDSGKLDEQSRSKAIRDRARAIRKELGNPKYIMLGVDRLDYTKGIDVRLSALKELLDEHRIDPTETVMVQLATPSRERVESYVQMRDGIERMVSRINGEYGEVGKPVVHYLHRPIPRDDLIAFFVAADVMLVTPLRDGMNLVAKEYVACRSDLGGALLLSEFTGAAAELRQAFLCNPHDLDSVKDAMEQALFQPREDGRRHMRALRRQVLTHDVDRWAKSFLNALAHDGAAGPALIEPAEAGESNYSGQSTGEN; encoded by the coding sequence GTGGCTGCAAGCTCGGAATCGTCAGAACCGTCCTCGAGCTCGAGAGTTGATCCTGTCTCCGAGCAAGCTAGCTTCGTCGTGGTCGCGAACCGACTACCGGTCGACCTCGAACGCCTCCCGGACGGCACGACACGTTGGAAACGCAGTCCGGGTGGCCTCGTCACGGCGCTCGAGCCGATCCTGCGCCGCAACCAGGGCGCGTGGGTCGGCTGGGCGGGCGTCGCGGACGCCGAACTCGACCCCGTCGTCGAGGATGAACTCGAGCTCTACCCGGTCCCATTGAGCTCCCAGGAGATCGCCGAATACTACGAGGGCTTCTCCAACGCCACCCTGTGGCCGCTCTACCACGACGTCATCGTCAAGCCCGAATACAACCGGGACTGGTGGAACACCTACGTCGAGGTCAACCGCCGTTTCGCGGAGGCCACATCGAAGGCTGCGGCCCACGGTGCCACCGTCTGGGTGCAGGACTACCAACTGCAGCTCGTGCCCAAGATGCTGCGCATGCTGCGCCCCGACCTGACCATCGGGTTCTTTCTGCACATTCCGTTCCCACCGGTGGAACTGTTCATGCAGATGCCGTGGCGCACCGAAATCGTCGAGGGTCTCCTCGGTGCCGACCTGATCGGCTTCCATCTGCCGGGCGGCGCCCAGAACTTCCTGTTCCTGGCACGGCGACTCGCGGGGCAGCAGACATCCCGCGGAAACGTGGGGGTCCGGTCCAAGCTGGGCGTCGTGCAGGTGGGTTTCCGCACGGTGCGTGTCGGCGCGTTTCCGATCTCCATCGACTCGGGAAAGCTGGACGAACAGTCCAGGTCGAAAGCCATCCGCGACCGCGCCCGAGCAATCCGCAAGGAACTGGGCAACCCCAAATACATCATGCTCGGCGTCGATCGCCTCGATTACACGAAGGGGATCGATGTCCGGCTGTCGGCTCTGAAGGAACTACTCGACGAGCACCGAATCGACCCAACCGAGACGGTCATGGTTCAACTCGCCACGCCGAGCCGGGAACGGGTCGAGAGCTACGTGCAGATGCGCGACGGGATCGAGCGCATGGTCTCGCGGATCAACGGCGAATACGGCGAGGTCGGCAAGCCCGTGGTGCACTACCTACACCGGCCCATCCCCCGCGACGATTTGATCGCCTTCTTCGTCGCCGCCGACGTCATGCTCGTGACACCGCTGCGCGACGGCATGAACCTCGTCGCCAAGGAGTACGTGGCCTGTCGCAGCGATCTCGGTGGAGCCCTACTGCTCAGCGAGTTCACCGGTGCGGCAGCCGAACTGCGGCAGGCGTTCTTGTGTAACCCCCACGACCTCGACAGCGTGAAGGACGCAATGGAGCAGGCCCTGTTCCAGCCGCGCGAGGATGGCCGCCGCCACATGCGTGCCCTACGCAGACAGGTACTGACTCACGATGTCGACCGGTGGGCCAAGTCGTTCCTCAATGCCCTCGCTCACGACGGCGCGGCGGGTCCCGCATTGATCGAGCCGGCAGAGGCCGGCGAATCGAACTACTCGGGGCAGTCCACCGGAGAGAACTGA
- a CDS encoding MCE family protein has product MRMTRFVRIQLILFSILTVIGLTVMSIQYVRVPMLLGIGRYEVTVELPATGGLYPHANVAYRGTNIGVVEEVTLTAAGVDAKLSLDSNYKIPADADAAVKSVSAIGEQYVDLIPRVDGADADGPYLAAGDVIPLGRTSIPQDVGEMLDQADVLLASISDTRLQTVIDEAFMAFNGSGPELQRLIDSARLFVEEADANSEATRDLIDRAGPLLDTQIVSSDAIRSWTRDLSIFTDQLRASDPNLRSVLEKAPGATQETTQLFQDLQPTLPILLRNLVSVAEVGVIYNKSIEQVLVIYPPLTAALVTSATGGPVEDGAIVDFALQLTDPPACTTGFLPADQRRSGDQTDLIDTPNNLYCKTAPDDPSVVRGARNLPCMEFPGRRAPTVEACRDGGWEPVGNNPPYGPVMPPDVPSYIAVPSSYEGADSAPVASVPYDPATGSFIGSDGMTYTQTDLAGQGKDSTWQTMMTDQQL; this is encoded by the coding sequence ATGAGAATGACGCGGTTCGTCCGAATTCAGTTGATCCTCTTCTCGATTCTCACCGTCATCGGCCTGACGGTGATGTCCATCCAGTATGTGAGGGTGCCGATGCTGCTCGGCATCGGCCGCTACGAGGTGACGGTAGAGCTGCCGGCCACGGGAGGGTTGTACCCGCACGCCAACGTCGCGTATCGCGGCACCAATATCGGCGTGGTCGAGGAGGTCACACTCACCGCTGCCGGTGTCGACGCGAAGTTGTCACTCGACAGCAACTACAAGATTCCGGCCGATGCCGACGCCGCCGTCAAGAGCGTGTCGGCGATCGGGGAGCAGTATGTCGATCTGATTCCGCGGGTCGACGGTGCCGACGCCGACGGACCGTATCTCGCGGCCGGAGACGTGATCCCCCTAGGCCGCACAAGCATCCCGCAGGATGTCGGCGAGATGCTCGACCAGGCAGACGTTCTGCTTGCGAGCATTTCGGACACTCGCCTCCAAACGGTGATCGACGAAGCGTTTATGGCATTCAATGGGTCGGGCCCAGAGTTGCAGCGGCTCATCGACTCGGCGCGGCTCTTCGTCGAGGAGGCGGACGCGAACAGTGAGGCAACCCGAGACCTGATCGACCGGGCTGGTCCTCTGCTCGACACGCAGATCGTCAGCAGCGACGCGATCCGTTCTTGGACAAGAGACTTGTCGATCTTCACCGATCAGCTACGAGCAAGTGATCCGAATCTGCGGTCGGTACTCGAGAAGGCTCCGGGCGCAACGCAGGAAACCACTCAGCTGTTTCAGGATTTGCAGCCAACCCTGCCGATCCTGCTCCGGAATCTGGTGAGTGTCGCCGAGGTCGGGGTCATCTACAACAAGAGCATCGAACAGGTCCTGGTCATCTACCCGCCGCTGACCGCGGCGCTCGTGACATCGGCGACGGGCGGACCAGTCGAGGACGGCGCGATCGTCGACTTTGCGCTGCAACTGACGGATCCCCCAGCCTGTACTACGGGATTCCTGCCCGCGGACCAGAGGCGCAGCGGCGACCAGACAGATCTGATCGACACACCGAACAACCTGTACTGTAAGACCGCCCCGGACGACCCGTCCGTCGTGCGCGGTGCACGAAACCTGCCGTGCATGGAGTTCCCTGGCCGCCGCGCGCCGACCGTTGAGGCATGCCGTGACGGCGGCTGGGAGCCGGTGGGCAACAACCCACCCTACGGGCCGGTCATGCCCCCGGATGTACCGTCATACATTGCGGTTCCGAGTTCATACGAAGGCGCCGATAGTGCACCGGTCGCGTCCGTTCCCTACGATCCGGCTACCGGTAGCTTCATCGGTTCGGATGGAATGACATACACCCAAACGGATCTGGCGGGGCAAGGGAAGGACTCCACGTGGCAGACGATGATGACAGACCAGCAGCTTTGA
- a CDS encoding ABC transporter ATP-binding protein, producing MKTGGTAILYRTLVRSRARLGIGTVLLCVHQVAETLVPILIGVIVDRAVATGDVVALSVWLCALALLFVVLTISWRYGARFVVVAMQNEAHQLRMEVARRILDPRGVRTDLRAGELLSVSTSDADRTAWIVDIAPRAAAALTAAIGSAVALLVIDVQLGLVVLLGTPLILGLLQLAAPLITRRATDQQASVARASAMATDLVSGLRPLRGIGAESSASSRYRKASREALGATVHTAKSSAIFVGVSMTVSALLAVGVAGVAGWFALQGRITIGELITVVGLSQFFIEPLGELAGLPGLLALARASADRLALVLDARPMLPAAAGHMPDGFELSLTGVSYRSLRAVDLRVAPGELLGVVAYRPQDAEALAALLSGQIPPDHYEGELTVGGVRLSDVDLAHARRAVLVEPHHGDLFSGTLASNVTAGRSDSTSTEVRAALTASAAIDVIDAHPAGIEGEVADRGTSLSGGQRQRVALARALVSRAPVMVLHDPTTAVDAVTEHSIARGIADLRHRDITAEQTTILITSSPALLSVTDRVVVLDEGTVVSEGAHTELVAEDPTYRRVVLR from the coding sequence GTGAAGACTGGTGGCACCGCAATTCTGTATCGCACCCTGGTGCGCAGCCGTGCCCGGCTCGGGATCGGCACCGTTCTGCTCTGCGTTCATCAGGTGGCAGAAACGTTGGTCCCGATTTTGATCGGCGTCATCGTCGACCGAGCTGTCGCAACCGGTGACGTCGTCGCACTCTCGGTGTGGCTGTGCGCGCTGGCGCTGCTGTTCGTTGTTCTGACCATTTCGTGGCGCTACGGTGCGCGCTTCGTCGTGGTGGCAATGCAGAACGAGGCGCACCAGTTGCGGATGGAGGTAGCTCGCCGGATCCTCGACCCTCGCGGTGTGCGCACCGATCTCCGCGCAGGCGAGTTGCTCTCCGTATCCACCTCCGACGCCGACCGCACCGCCTGGATAGTCGATATCGCACCGCGTGCGGCCGCAGCCCTGACTGCGGCAATCGGTTCGGCGGTCGCCCTGCTTGTGATCGACGTTCAGCTCGGACTCGTCGTTCTGCTGGGCACCCCTCTCATACTCGGGCTTCTCCAACTCGCGGCGCCACTCATCACCCGCCGAGCCACTGACCAGCAGGCCTCCGTCGCAAGGGCATCCGCCATGGCGACAGATCTGGTGAGCGGCTTGCGTCCGCTACGGGGGATCGGTGCAGAGAGCTCGGCCTCTTCGCGATACCGGAAAGCCAGTCGTGAGGCCCTCGGCGCCACTGTCCACACGGCCAAGAGCTCCGCGATCTTCGTTGGGGTGTCCATGACCGTCAGCGCCCTGCTCGCTGTCGGTGTGGCTGGGGTTGCGGGCTGGTTCGCACTTCAAGGCCGTATCACCATCGGCGAATTGATCACCGTTGTAGGCCTGTCCCAGTTCTTCATCGAACCGCTCGGTGAGCTGGCAGGCCTGCCCGGACTTCTGGCGCTCGCACGTGCGTCGGCGGATCGTCTCGCGCTCGTCCTGGACGCACGGCCGATGCTCCCCGCCGCGGCCGGCCACATGCCCGACGGCTTTGAGCTGAGCCTGACCGGGGTGTCGTACAGGTCGCTGCGCGCCGTGGATCTCCGGGTCGCGCCCGGAGAATTGCTGGGCGTCGTGGCCTATCGGCCCCAGGATGCAGAGGCGTTGGCTGCGTTGTTGTCGGGTCAGATTCCGCCCGATCACTACGAAGGCGAGTTGACGGTGGGCGGAGTGCGCCTGTCGGATGTCGATCTAGCGCATGCACGGCGGGCGGTACTCGTCGAACCGCACCACGGTGATCTGTTCTCCGGCACTCTCGCGTCGAACGTGACCGCGGGTAGGTCCGACTCCACGTCTACGGAGGTGAGGGCAGCGCTCACCGCCTCCGCGGCAATCGATGTGATCGACGCCCACCCGGCAGGCATCGAAGGCGAGGTGGCCGATCGGGGGACCTCACTGTCCGGCGGGCAGAGACAGCGGGTGGCCCTCGCTCGCGCACTGGTGTCGCGGGCCCCGGTGATGGTGCTGCACGATCCGACGACGGCCGTGGACGCGGTCACCGAGCATTCGATCGCACGCGGTATCGCCGATCTGCGTCATCGGGACATCACGGCCGAGCAGACCACGATTCTCATCACGAGTAGTCCTGCCCTGCTGTCTGTGACCGATCGGGTGGTCGTGCTCGACGAGGGAACGGTCGTCAGTGAGGGAGCACATACCGAATTGGTGGCCGAGGACCCCACCTACCGGCGGGTGGTCCTGCGATGA
- a CDS encoding MCE family protein produces MTRHSGARRTGIAAAVVVVSLTLSACEWGGLNSLPLPGTEGRGDDAYTVEIQMPNVTTLSQNSPVRVNDVTVGTVTGIEVQDWHALVSVSINGDVQLPANATAKIGQTSLLGSQHLELAPPVDTEPEGRLEDGDVIPIERAGAYPTTEQTLSSLSVVLNGGGIAQIRDITQELNAALDGREESIRDLLPKLDQLVTSLDQQKGDIIGAMEGLDRLSETVNAQKATLDAALDGIPPALAVLVEQRQNLTTALVEVGKLSDIASRLVESSGENLTENLRNLTPVLRELANSGSALTGVLTLLLTYPFPMTTIDRVIKGDYANLMMTIDMTNERIDKNFLTGTALQGSLGGVEGAVGALAGVAGESSDPLRAPLLPPADPAPALPPIPGLPQIPGLPQIPGLQIPGLQIPGLPPQLGGVPAP; encoded by the coding sequence ATGACAAGACATTCGGGCGCTCGCCGCACCGGTATCGCGGCAGCGGTGGTCGTGGTGTCCCTGACGCTGAGCGCATGCGAGTGGGGAGGGCTGAACTCTCTTCCGTTGCCAGGGACGGAGGGTAGAGGCGACGACGCCTACACGGTCGAGATCCAGATGCCCAATGTGACTACGCTGTCCCAAAACTCGCCGGTACGCGTGAACGACGTGACGGTGGGCACCGTGACCGGAATCGAGGTTCAGGACTGGCATGCGCTCGTGTCCGTCTCGATCAACGGTGACGTCCAGTTGCCGGCGAACGCGACCGCCAAGATCGGCCAGACCAGCCTCCTGGGCTCTCAGCATCTCGAACTGGCTCCGCCCGTCGACACCGAGCCCGAAGGAAGGTTGGAGGACGGCGACGTCATCCCGATCGAGCGGGCGGGCGCCTACCCGACCACGGAACAGACGCTGTCGTCGTTGTCGGTGGTGCTCAACGGTGGCGGGATCGCACAGATCCGCGACATCACCCAGGAACTCAACGCCGCACTGGACGGGCGCGAAGAGTCGATCCGGGATCTACTTCCCAAACTCGACCAACTCGTCACCAGCCTCGACCAGCAGAAGGGCGACATCATCGGTGCGATGGAGGGTCTCGACCGGTTGTCGGAGACCGTCAACGCTCAGAAGGCCACCCTCGACGCGGCACTGGACGGCATCCCACCCGCACTGGCAGTGCTCGTGGAGCAACGCCAGAATCTGACGACCGCACTGGTCGAGGTCGGCAAGCTCAGCGACATCGCGAGTCGGCTGGTGGAGAGCAGTGGTGAGAATCTGACCGAGAATCTGCGCAATCTCACACCGGTTCTGCGGGAACTGGCGAACTCCGGAAGCGCGCTCACCGGGGTGCTGACCCTGCTGCTGACGTATCCGTTCCCGATGACGACGATCGACAGAGTGATCAAGGGGGACTATGCGAACCTCATGATGACGATCGACATGACCAACGAGCGCATCGACAAGAACTTCCTCACGGGGACGGCTCTTCAGGGATCGCTCGGTGGTGTCGAGGGTGCGGTGGGCGCGCTTGCCGGAGTGGCCGGGGAGTCGAGCGATCCGTTGCGGGCGCCGTTGCTGCCGCCGGCCGATCCGGCACCCGCGTTGCCGCCGATCCCCGGGCTTCCCCAGATACCAGGGCTTCCGCAGATACCGGGGCTGCAGATACCCGGACTGCAGATACCTGGACTTCCGCCGCAACTCGGAGGGGTGCCGGCACCATGA
- a CDS encoding MCE family protein: MKSERDPVQVGIIGIAVTAMIVIATLQYDQLQFLSGGAQYSARFEDAGGLMTGDTVTLAGVDVGKVAEVELDEQHVLVTFTIEDGIALGDASEANIKTNTVLGRKSLEVTPRGQDTMPVGSTIPLERTNSPYSLNDALGDFTTTASELDTDEINDALNAMSGALENTPPELRTALDGMTRLSESINSRDESLKQLLSRAENVTGILAERSDQINSLIVEGNELFAELDLRRAAISQLIVNISAVSRQLTGLVLDNQEQMKPTLDKLNSVVDVLQRNNENIAQALEGLAPYATQLGETVGSGPFFMAYVYNIGIGNLLQGLSDAVTWPEHLPNDLEAFTESGPSFELREPQP; this comes from the coding sequence ATGAAGAGTGAACGCGATCCCGTGCAGGTGGGAATCATCGGTATTGCCGTGACGGCCATGATCGTGATTGCCACCCTGCAATACGATCAGCTGCAATTCCTTTCGGGTGGAGCGCAGTACTCGGCCAGATTCGAGGACGCGGGCGGTCTGATGACCGGCGATACCGTGACGCTCGCCGGTGTCGACGTGGGCAAAGTTGCCGAGGTCGAACTCGACGAACAACACGTGCTCGTCACGTTCACGATCGAGGACGGTATCGCCCTCGGCGATGCGTCCGAGGCGAATATCAAGACCAATACCGTCCTCGGGCGCAAGTCGCTCGAGGTCACACCTCGCGGTCAGGACACGATGCCCGTCGGGTCGACGATTCCGTTGGAACGCACGAACTCTCCGTACTCGCTCAACGATGCGCTCGGAGACTTCACCACGACGGCGTCAGAGCTCGATACGGACGAGATCAACGATGCGCTCAACGCGATGTCCGGTGCGCTCGAGAACACCCCGCCCGAACTCCGCACGGCTCTCGACGGGATGACCCGGTTGTCCGAGTCCATCAACTCTCGGGACGAGAGTCTGAAGCAGCTGCTCTCGCGCGCGGAGAACGTGACGGGAATCCTTGCCGAGCGCAGCGACCAGATCAACTCCCTGATCGTGGAAGGGAACGAGTTGTTCGCCGAACTCGATCTGCGGCGGGCGGCGATCAGTCAGCTGATCGTGAATATTTCAGCGGTGTCTCGGCAGTTGACCGGTCTGGTCCTGGACAACCAGGAGCAGATGAAACCGACACTGGACAAACTGAACTCGGTGGTCGACGTTCTGCAGAGGAACAACGAAAATATCGCGCAGGCTCTCGAGGGCCTCGCACCGTACGCGACTCAGCTCGGCGAGACTGTCGGTAGCGGACCGTTCTTCATGGCCTACGTCTACAACATCGGCATCGGGAATCTGCTCCAGGGACTGAGCGATGCGGTGACCTGGCCGGAGCACCTTCCGAATGACCTCGAAGCCTTCACCGAGTCGGGTCCGTCCTTCGAGCTGAGAGAGCCCCAGCCATGA
- a CDS encoding MCE family protein — protein MRATSVKLLIFATVMSMIFAGLALVFSQYRFSSSHGYHAVFTSVSGLAAGDKVRIAGVPVGAVDKVSINDDNLAVVDFSVDTKYSLFDGTKATVRYENLVGDRYMELLEGAGSVEPLAAGATIPVANTSPALDLDLLLGGFKPLLRALDPQQVNDLSAALVQVFQGQGGTLVSLLGSTSSFTNTLADRDELIGDVIDNLNEVLGTIDERDDQFRSTLDSLQQLVSGLSQDREQIGDAIPRISTATGDLANLLEGARPPLQSTIYEANRTATQLQAGEEHVEWVLQNLPDAYRKLIRIGTYGSFFQMYVCSVRFKFSGPDGADLILNLPGAQTTGRCAP, from the coding sequence GTGCGAGCAACCTCGGTCAAGCTGCTGATATTCGCGACGGTGATGTCGATGATCTTCGCTGGTCTCGCCCTGGTGTTCAGTCAGTACCGGTTCAGTAGTTCCCACGGCTACCACGCCGTATTCACAAGCGTTTCCGGACTCGCCGCCGGTGACAAGGTGCGAATTGCCGGCGTTCCGGTAGGTGCCGTCGACAAGGTGAGCATTAACGACGACAACCTGGCCGTGGTCGATTTCAGCGTCGACACCAAATACTCGTTGTTCGACGGCACCAAGGCGACAGTGCGGTACGAGAACCTCGTCGGCGATCGCTACATGGAACTTCTCGAAGGGGCAGGGTCGGTGGAACCACTGGCTGCCGGCGCCACGATCCCTGTAGCCAACACCTCTCCCGCTCTCGATCTGGATCTGTTGCTCGGTGGCTTCAAACCGCTGCTGCGGGCACTCGATCCGCAGCAGGTCAACGATCTGTCCGCGGCGCTGGTTCAGGTGTTCCAGGGGCAAGGGGGAACGTTGGTGTCGTTGCTCGGCAGCACGAGTTCATTCACGAACACTCTGGCCGACCGGGATGAATTGATCGGCGATGTGATCGACAACCTCAATGAGGTTCTCGGCACGATCGACGAGCGTGACGACCAGTTCCGATCGACGCTGGACTCGCTTCAGCAGTTGGTCAGTGGACTTTCGCAAGATCGCGAGCAGATCGGCGACGCCATCCCTCGAATTTCCACGGCCACCGGAGATCTCGCGAATCTACTCGAGGGCGCACGACCCCCGCTCCAGAGCACGATCTACGAAGCGAACCGGACCGCCACCCAACTCCAGGCCGGAGAAGAGCACGTCGAGTGGGTCCTGCAGAACCTACCGGACGCCTATCGCAAGCTCATCCGAATCGGCACGTACGGCAGCTTCTTCCAGATGTACGTGTGTAGTGTCCGGTTCAAGTTCTCCGGACCGGACGGAGCGGATCTGATCCTCAACTTGCCGGGCGCTCAGACGACGGGGAGGTGCGCACCGTAG
- a CDS encoding MCE family protein: MTITDAVRTRKTWWIRAGVAAVAVSLVVGAVVIFVPRIFQVTITADFPATTGLYSGDDVRVLGVKVGTIDSIEPGADFSRVTMSVDRSVEIPTDALAVIVAPSLVSGRFIQLTPVYEGGPTMADGASIPIERTAVPVEWDEIKTELTKLSEALGPQGADPQGALGTFIDTAADNLDGNGESLRSTLRELSETMRILSDGRTDLFSTVRNLQTFVAALSSSNEQIVQFEGRLASVSSMLADNSDELGAALNDLDIAIGDVNRFVTENRASLSEQVARLADATQVLADKRPQLEQVLHVAPTALANFNNIYKPAQGSVVGAIAFSNFANPVNFMCGAIQSLESNQSDRSADLCTQYLSPVLNSLTANYLPILTNPTTGVNAFPDQIEYSPPSLEASMPRQSAPVMTIPGMPPVDVPKSLRDLLTPGGGR, translated from the coding sequence ATGACCATCACGGATGCTGTTCGTACCCGGAAGACCTGGTGGATTCGGGCAGGTGTCGCCGCCGTCGCGGTGTCGCTGGTGGTCGGTGCCGTGGTGATCTTCGTGCCCAGAATCTTCCAGGTCACGATCACCGCAGACTTCCCTGCCACCACCGGTCTGTATTCGGGAGACGACGTACGCGTCCTGGGTGTCAAGGTGGGCACGATCGACAGCATCGAACCCGGCGCAGACTTCTCGCGGGTGACGATGTCCGTCGACAGGAGCGTCGAGATTCCTACGGACGCCCTGGCCGTCATCGTCGCTCCTAGCCTGGTGTCGGGGCGGTTTATCCAACTGACGCCGGTGTATGAGGGCGGGCCGACGATGGCCGACGGCGCGAGCATCCCGATCGAGCGCACGGCCGTGCCCGTGGAGTGGGACGAGATCAAGACCGAGCTGACCAAGCTGTCGGAGGCGCTCGGCCCGCAGGGGGCCGACCCGCAGGGCGCGCTGGGTACGTTCATCGACACTGCCGCTGACAATCTCGACGGAAACGGTGAGTCACTGCGCAGCACCCTGCGGGAACTGTCGGAAACCATGCGGATCCTCTCGGACGGCCGGACCGACCTTTTCTCCACCGTCCGCAACCTACAGACGTTTGTGGCGGCCCTGTCGTCGAGCAACGAGCAGATCGTCCAGTTCGAGGGCCGGCTCGCATCGGTATCGAGCATGCTCGCCGACAATTCCGATGAGCTCGGAGCGGCTCTGAACGATCTCGACATAGCGATCGGCGACGTCAACCGGTTCGTGACGGAGAACCGGGCCAGCTTGAGCGAACAGGTGGCCCGCCTCGCCGACGCCACCCAGGTGCTCGCCGACAAGCGGCCCCAACTCGAACAGGTTCTCCACGTCGCCCCCACAGCCCTTGCCAACTTCAACAACATCTACAAGCCGGCGCAGGGGTCGGTGGTCGGCGCGATTGCGTTCTCGAACTTCGCTAACCCCGTCAACTTCATGTGCGGCGCCATTCAGAGCCTGGAATCCAATCAGTCCGACCGCAGCGCCGATCTGTGTACACAGTATCTGTCTCCGGTACTCAACTCCCTGACGGCGAATTACCTGCCCATTCTGACCAACCCGACCACTGGAGTGAATGCGTTTCCGGACCAGATCGAGTACAGCCCACCCAGCCTGGAGGCATCCATGCCGCGGCAGTCTGCTCCGGTGATGACCATTCCGGGGATGCCTCCCGTCGACGTACCCAAGAGTCTGCGAGACCTTCTGACACCGGGGGGTGGGCGATGA
- a CDS encoding h domain protein: MTENNAGSPTEPATVESGTKLAGNNPMVLKIVAAVVVVALAAVVGFLSYDRWQDDLAQQARTEAVEAAKDQAVAMLAYDFTDVDDQLASAADGLTGGFRDEYTTLVRDTIGPGAKEKQLTVQVSVQAAAPVSTTPTEAVVLLYLNQITTSAEAPEARTSGSRVRVSLQKIDDRWLVDRLTPV, encoded by the coding sequence ATGACCGAGAACAATGCTGGGAGCCCGACGGAACCCGCGACCGTCGAAAGCGGGACGAAGCTGGCCGGGAACAATCCGATGGTGCTGAAGATCGTGGCGGCGGTCGTGGTCGTCGCACTCGCTGCGGTGGTGGGTTTCCTCTCGTACGACCGTTGGCAGGACGATTTGGCGCAGCAGGCACGCACCGAGGCCGTCGAGGCCGCAAAGGATCAGGCCGTGGCGATGCTGGCATACGACTTCACCGACGTCGACGACCAATTGGCCTCTGCTGCGGACGGTCTCACGGGCGGGTTCCGTGACGAGTACACCACGCTGGTGCGAGACACTATCGGCCCCGGAGCCAAGGAGAAGCAGCTCACCGTGCAGGTAAGCGTTCAGGCCGCTGCTCCGGTGTCGACCACGCCGACCGAGGCCGTAGTCCTCCTGTATCTCAACCAGATCACCACGAGTGCCGAGGCCCCCGAGGCCAGAACCTCGGGTAGCCGGGTGCGAGTCTCGTTGCAGAAGATCGATGATCGTTGGCTCGTCGATCGGCTCACTCCGGTGTAG